A region of Bacteroidales bacterium DNA encodes the following proteins:
- a CDS encoding DUF362 domain-containing protein — MKRRDFITRSIAAGAFTAFGTGNLLAQGSRMNLPYDLVAVMGGEPDAMFDKAIQSLGGMETFVKKGQTVVVKPNIGWDSTPEKAADTNPLLVKQIVKHCLAAGAKKVYVFDYTCDDWKKCYTNSGIEKAVKEAGGEIVPANSERYYHPVKIPNGKNLKDVKEHELILSSDVFINVPVLKHHSGPQLTIAMKNLMGTIWDRSYWHAHNLHQCIADFVTYRKPTLNVVDAYRVMKKNGPRGISVNDTVLMKSLLVSADIVAVDAAAAKLYGIEPSKVNYIRYAAEMGVGRMDLDALNINRIKI, encoded by the coding sequence ATGAAACGAAGAGATTTTATTACCAGGAGCATTGCCGCCGGTGCATTTACAGCGTTTGGTACCGGGAATCTGCTGGCTCAGGGGAGCCGGATGAATCTCCCCTATGATCTTGTTGCCGTTATGGGCGGCGAACCTGATGCAATGTTCGATAAAGCCATTCAGTCACTCGGCGGGATGGAAACCTTTGTGAAAAAAGGACAAACAGTGGTCGTCAAGCCCAACATCGGATGGGACAGCACGCCTGAAAAAGCCGCTGATACCAATCCACTCCTTGTTAAGCAGATTGTAAAGCACTGCCTTGCGGCCGGGGCAAAAAAAGTGTATGTTTTTGACTATACCTGCGATGACTGGAAAAAATGCTATACCAACAGCGGAATTGAAAAGGCCGTAAAAGAAGCCGGAGGGGAAATTGTCCCTGCCAACTCAGAACGGTATTATCATCCGGTTAAAATTCCTAACGGAAAAAATCTGAAGGATGTGAAAGAACACGAGCTGATTCTCTCTTCGGACGTCTTTATTAATGTTCCTGTATTGAAGCATCATAGCGGTCCCCAGCTTACCATTGCCATGAAAAACCTCATGGGAACAATTTGGGATCGTTCATACTGGCACGCGCACAATTTGCATCAATGCATTGCCGACTTTGTGACCTACCGTAAACCCACCCTGAATGTGGTCGACGCATACCGTGTAATGAAGAAAAACGGTCCGAGAGGCATTTCGGTGAATGATACTGTCCTGATGAAATCTCTCCTCGTTTCAGCTGACATTGTTGCTGTTGATGCTGCTGCGGCTAAACTTTACGGGATCGAACCCTCAAAAGTCAATTATATCCGTTATGCCGCCGAAATGGGCGTAGGAAGAATGGATCTGGATGCACTGAATATTAACCGCATTA